From Littorina saxatilis isolate snail1 unplaced genomic scaffold, US_GU_Lsax_2.0 scaffold_228, whole genome shotgun sequence, one genomic window encodes:
- the LOC138955219 gene encoding uncharacterized protein, with protein MPFSGHTFVTLSEAAANLKNLDITAPSKGVLSISLKPGERRGKTTYIITLEEEGSIDRGDYKFLNVTVLEGYENTSTDIDNLLSYWNYRVTVATKTTIGFSPDNTTEYKRTRESEPGQVQTLQLTPDENDASKLVLKFECPKEKERNGNIVKFIYNSSAGESEFTTPREPKGDLTWDNDCVFNRDLVVSAQTEYTIKVYAVTEGNLNGSISTQKVNISATPPLLKETLEEPLLKEKEGSSPSMHTVELEVCPCVVNTDQGIITLAGIAVCVPPENDKTHCDPGLKTWKQLCDNPVHNLTH; from the exons ATGCCGTTTTCTGGCCACACGTTCGTGACACTCTCGGAgg CTGCCGCTAACTTGAAAAATCTGGATATAACAGCTCCCAGTAAAGGAGTGCTGAGTATTTCCCTGAAACCTGGGGAGAGGCGAGGGAAGACTACCTACATCATCACGCTGGAGGAGGAAGGGTCAATCGATAGGGGAGATTATAAATTCTTGAACGTCACCGTCCTGGAGG GGTATGAGAACACGTCTACTGACATTGACAATCTTCTTAGTTACTGGAATTATCGTGTAACTGTGGCAACCAAGACCACCATAGGGTTCTCCCCCGATAACACAACTGAATACAAAAGGACGAGGGAATCTG AACCTGGACAAGTACAGACACTGCAGCTGACGCCTGACGAAAACGATGCCAGCAAACTTGTGCTGAAGTTTGAATGTCCAAAGGAAAAGGAACGGAACGGAAATATTGTAAAATTCATTTACAATAGCAGTGCCGGTGAATCCGAG TTTACCACTCCAAGAGAGCCAAAGGGGGATCTGACATGGGACAATGACTGTGTTTTTAACCGGGACCTCGTTGTCTCCGCACAAACGGAATATACCATCAAG GTATACGCCGTCACGGAGGGAAACTTGAATGGATCGATTTCCACTCAAAAAGTCAACATTTCAGCTACAC CGCCTTTGCTGAAAGAAACACTCGAAGAGCCGCTTCTGAAGGAAAAGGAAGGGAGTTCCCCCTCAATGCATACTGTGGAGCTGGAAGTGTGTCCATGTGTGGTGAATACTGACCAGGGGATCATCACGCTGGCCGGCATTGCAGTCTGTGTCCCGCCTGAAAACGACAAAACCCACTGTGATCCAG GTTTGAAGACATGGAAACAACTATGTGACAATCCCGTGCACAACCTAACACACTAA